CAAGGTAAAGACTCCTGGCACAGGCCCGAAAAACCCGATAGGGCGCTGCTGCAGTTGACCTTCGAAGAAACGAAATTCGTAGAAGTCGCGAAAACCATTTTTTTTCTCAGGAGTCAACTTTGCTGCTGCATCGCGTACCCACCTTTCTTTCAATCTGACCTCTAGAGCCTCCCAGTGAAAATCGAAGGCTGCCTGAACGTTCCCGGGCTGTCGGTCGTAGTAGCTCCTGACGTCTCTTCGACCTGTTGGGCTCTGGTGGTCATGCAGTCGCCAAATTTTGAGTGTCATTTATTATCACTTATTTGTGATGAGCGTTGCTAGCGTTTTTTGCGTCGAGCCAAGTTGCTGGGGCACAACGTCGCAGGAAGGAAGCTCCCACGCTTAGCCCCATGGTCACAGCGAATTGGTTGGACGTGACTGCCTATAGTCGCTTCGACACGCCTCGAACAGCAACACATCGAAATTTTGGAATGACTTGCTGGAGCAAATATTTTTTACAGCTCCTTTAGAGTTCAACGCAGCCCGACGCACGGTAAGCCTTTAGAGCTGGCGCTTATCTGAAAATTGACCAGATCGTCCGCCAGACCCCAGCCCGCACAGCGGTCCGCACAGCGAGTTTTTCCAGGTCGCCGTACTTCCCCTGTGGCGCAACTGCTCGCGACTTCGCGCCTCCAGCCAGCCCAAGACTGCGCTTAAGCGTTTCCGGCGAGCGGGCGTATTCATCTGCCAGCTTGGCCCGGTGGATCTCGATCAACTCCAAAAACCGTTTGGACTTTGCACCGCCCATCCTTACCGAGTAATCGACCATCTTCGGTTCGAATCCGCCGATTGCGTCGGCTGCTGCATTTTTCTGTCCTTTCGCCGCCAGGGTCAGGAATGTGCGCCAACTATCTTCAACTAAGCCCCTGGCTTCTGCATCCAGGCTTGGCTCATCGAATGATGGGGTTGGGTGAGTGACTGCCGGCGAAATTTCCATCATCAAAGGGGCTATCTTTTGAGGTGGCTCAGACTTTTGCCCGGTCCATATCTCCAGCAGCTTATGCGTTACCGCGTCGCAGGAGTCGTTGATGGCATACATTGACTCAAGATAGGGTGAGTAATGCTTTGCCATCCACGCCATAGCCTCAGTCTCGGACAATCCTTGCGGCACATGCTCGAAGAAGAATGGCGTGATCTTCGCTTTTATTTCGGCTACTAGCCCTTGGTACAAGGCGAGAGACTGCATTTCCCTGGATGATTCTTCAGATTTTTCTTCTTGCACTCTTGTCCCCATGTTGGACGTTGCTGGTGCGTTTCCTCGCGCATGGTTTAAATGCGCCGCACTGTCCACGATCCGGTGACCCGCCCGCAAACCGTGAGATCGGACGTTTCGGCTTGCTCAATGTCAATGGGATCATAGTTTTTGTTGTCGCTCTTGATGCGTATGCCCCCGTGTGCACGCCCCTGCAAACGCTTAATCATCAAGCCGTCCTGCCAGACGATCACATAGACGCCGTCACCCTCGAAGCATCGGACCGTCCTGTCCACAAAGACAATGTCGCCGTGCTCGATCGTTCCAGACATGCTGTCGCCTCGCGCAGGGAGGAGATCCAAGCTTTCCGGATTCGATCCCAGTTCGACAATCAGATAATCACGCAATAAATCGACGTATTGAATCACTTCGGGAAAGTCTATAGGCGTGCCGGCGCTACCCATAAAGGGTGTCGCGTCCAGCATGCGTAATCTCACATAACCTGGCGGCACTGGGTCTGACTCACGAGCCGTTATCTGGGCTTTTTCGCCCGGATTGCCGGTCCCATTGGCAAGCCAATCAGGGCTCACTCCCAGTGCCTTCGCAATCTCGACAATCTTCCGGCTCGACTTTCTAGCGCCGGATTCTAGATTGCCGATATTAGATTGCGAAATTTTGACCAATTTAGCAAGACCCGCTTGCGATAGTTCGGCCTTTTCTCTCGCCCACACAAGGCGTTGCGCTAGTTCTCTCATATCACGATCGTAATAGGTTTTGCCATCACATTGGTGTTGACTGTTATGAACACGTATGTGATTATCACTTCCATGGACACGCAAAAAACCGTCACCGATCTTCTCGCCACCGGGCTTACCCAACAGGCGCTGGCGAAGCTTGCCGACTGCTCGCAGTCGCTTATTTCGGCTTTGTCCACAGGAAAGCGTGGTCAGCGCCCGTCGAAGTCGATCGGTGATCGGCTCGAAGCGCTCCACAAAAAGCGGTGCCGGAAGCGGGCTATCTCATGAGACACCCG
The sequence above is a segment of the Robbsia betulipollinis genome. Coding sequences within it:
- a CDS encoding XRE family transcriptional regulator; its protein translation is MERFEPITDRLRRALTTLSCGQSRNKRLRAVGKLRQRLLGKPGGEKIGDGFLRVHGSDNHIRVHNSQHQCDGKTYYDRDMRELAQRLVWAREKAELSQAGLAKLVKISQSNIGNLESGARKSSRKIVEIAKALGVSPDWLANGTGNPGEKAQITARESDPVPPGYVRLRMLDATPFMGSAGTPIDFPEVIQYVDLLRDYLIVELGSNPESLDLLPARGDSMSGTIEHGDIVFVDRTVRCFEGDGVYVIVWQDGLMIKRLQGRAHGGIRIKSDNKNYDPIDIEQAETSDLTVCGRVTGSWTVRRI